A section of the Rhizobium sp. BG4 genome encodes:
- the rirA gene encoding iron-responsive transcriptional regulator RirA, with protein MRLTKQTNYAVRMLMYCAANEGHLSRIPEIAKAYGVSELFLFKILQPLNKAGLVETVRGRNGGVRLGKPATDISLFDVVRVTEDSFAMAECFEDGAVECPLVDSCGLNSALRKALNAFFDVLTEYSIDDLVKARPQINFLLGLTGDQAFRKPAIPAPAA; from the coding sequence ATGCGATTGACGAAGCAGACCAACTATGCGGTTCGCATGTTGATGTATTGCGCTGCCAATGAAGGACATCTGAGCCGGATCCCCGAAATCGCCAAGGCATATGGTGTTTCCGAGCTTTTCCTTTTCAAGATCCTGCAGCCGCTGAACAAGGCGGGTCTCGTCGAAACCGTTCGTGGCCGCAATGGCGGCGTGCGCCTTGGCAAGCCGGCAACCGATATCAGCCTGTTCGATGTCGTGCGCGTTACCGAAGACAGCTTCGCAATGGCCGAGTGCTTTGAAGATGGCGCGGTCGAGTGCCCGCTCGTCGATAGCTGCGGTCTGAACTCGGCACTGCGCAAGGCGCTGAACGCCTTCTTCGATGTGCTGACCGAATATTCCATCGACGACCTCGTGAAGGCCCGCCCGCAGATCAACTTCCTGCTCGGCCTCACCGGCGACCAGGCTTTTCGCAAGCCTGCGATACCCGCTCCGGCTGCCTAA
- a CDS encoding CoA-acylating methylmalonate-semialdehyde dehydrogenase: MRQIGHFIGGKQVAGTSGRTSNVYNPATGEVQATVALASDAEMDAAVQSAKAAQPKWAATNPQRRARVFMKFVQLLNDNMNELAELLSKEHGKTIEDSKGDIIRGLEVCEFVIGIPHLAKSEFTEGAGPNIDMYSIRQAVGIGAGITPFNFPAMIPMWMFAPAIACGNAFILKPSERDPSVPIRLAELMIEAGLPAGILNVVNGDKGAVDAILTHPDISAVSFVGSTPIARYVYGTAAQNGKRAQCFGGAKNHMIIMPDADLDQAANALMGAGYGSAGERCMAISVAVPVGEETANRLIAKLTPMVESLRIGPYTDDKADMGPVVTKEAQARIMGLINKGVDEGAKLVVDGRDFKLQGYEDGYFVGGCLFDNVTPDMDIYKTEIFGPVLSVVRAKNYEEALELPMKHEYGNGVAIYTRDGDAARDFASRINIGMVGVNVPIPVPLAYHSFGGWKSSSFGDLNQHGTDSIKFWTRTKTVTSRWPSGIKDGAEFVMPTMK; encoded by the coding sequence TACAGAGCGCCAAGGCTGCTCAGCCGAAGTGGGCTGCCACCAACCCGCAGCGCCGCGCCCGCGTGTTCATGAAGTTCGTTCAGCTGCTCAATGACAACATGAACGAGCTTGCCGAACTGCTCTCCAAGGAACATGGCAAGACCATCGAAGACTCCAAGGGCGATATCATTCGCGGCCTCGAAGTCTGCGAATTCGTCATCGGCATTCCGCATCTCGCCAAGAGCGAATTCACCGAAGGCGCAGGTCCGAATATCGACATGTATTCGATCCGCCAGGCCGTCGGCATCGGCGCCGGCATCACGCCCTTCAACTTCCCGGCCATGATCCCGATGTGGATGTTCGCCCCGGCGATCGCCTGCGGCAACGCCTTCATCCTGAAGCCCTCCGAGCGCGATCCGTCCGTTCCGATCCGTCTTGCCGAACTGATGATCGAAGCAGGCCTGCCTGCCGGCATCCTGAACGTCGTCAACGGCGACAAGGGCGCGGTCGACGCGATCCTGACGCATCCGGATATCTCGGCCGTCTCCTTCGTCGGCTCCACGCCGATCGCCCGTTACGTCTATGGTACAGCTGCCCAGAACGGCAAGCGCGCCCAGTGCTTCGGCGGCGCCAAGAACCACATGATCATCATGCCGGATGCCGATCTCGATCAGGCTGCCAACGCGCTGATGGGCGCGGGCTACGGCTCTGCCGGCGAGCGCTGCATGGCGATCTCGGTTGCCGTTCCGGTCGGCGAGGAAACCGCCAACCGCCTGATCGCCAAGCTGACCCCGATGGTCGAGTCGCTGCGCATCGGTCCCTATACCGACGACAAGGCGGACATGGGCCCGGTTGTCACCAAGGAAGCCCAGGCGCGCATCATGGGCCTGATCAACAAGGGTGTCGATGAAGGCGCAAAGCTCGTCGTCGACGGTCGCGACTTCAAGCTCCAGGGCTATGAAGACGGCTATTTCGTCGGCGGCTGCCTGTTCGACAACGTCACGCCCGATATGGACATCTACAAGACCGAAATCTTCGGACCGGTCCTTTCGGTCGTCCGTGCCAAGAACTACGAGGAAGCCCTCGAACTGCCGATGAAGCATGAATATGGCAACGGCGTCGCGATCTATACCCGTGACGGCGATGCGGCCCGCGACTTCGCCTCGCGCATCAATATCGGCATGGTCGGCGTCAACGTTCCGATCCCGGTTCCGCTCGCCTACCACTCCTTCGGCGGCTGGAAGTCTTCGTCCTTCGGCGATCTCAACCAGCACGGCACCGACTCGATCAAGTTCTGGACCCGCACCAAGACCGTGACCAGCCGCTGGCCGTCGGGCATCAAGGATGGCGCCGAGTTCGTCATGCCGACGATGAAGTAA